From one Catharus ustulatus isolate bCatUst1 chromosome 1, bCatUst1.pri.v2, whole genome shotgun sequence genomic stretch:
- the HRH4 gene encoding histamine H4 receptor isoform X1 gives MHNSTAEIPHTAATYNETCPTQSPSSEFSLGVLVLLALLMVLLSLVTILGNSLVILAFIMDKNLRHRSNYFFLNLAVSDFAVGVFCMPLYIPYALTGTWHLGRSLCKLWLVMDYLVCTASVFNIVLISYDRFLSVTKAVSYRARQGIMSSPAIKMVAIWVLAFLLYCPAVLFWEHVAGHSVVAVDQCHAEFYNNWYFLLCASTLEFFVPLLLVTYFNMHIFHNIQRRQRRGSVQDCESAGSSSLSWRFCGLPRPGASSPSSEAEDSVSSLTRSWRPAAVANGPSRKESSSTALKRNFSASFSSKTGSKLQRDKKIAKSLAIIVCVFAICWAPYSLLMIIRGACHGKCIHKSLYEATFWLLWINSSLNPFLYPLCHMRFRMAFLKILCPQKLATPKSGNTPSL, from the exons ATGCAcaacagcactgctgaaattCCGCACACAGCTGCAACATATAATGAGACTTGTCCTACCCAGTCACCGAGCTCCGAGTTTTCACTGGGTGTGTtggtgctgctggctctcctCATGGTGCTGCTGTCTCTGGTGACCATCCTTGGAAACAGCCTGGTGATCCTTGCTTTCATTATGGACAAAAACCTCAGGCATCGGAGTAACTATTTCTTTCTGAATCTTGCTGTTTCAGACTTTGCAGTGG GTGTGTTCTGTATGCCATTGTACATCCCTTATGCCCTGACAGGGACATGGCACTTGGGAAGAAGCCTGTGCAAGCTCTGGCTGGTCATGGACTATCTTGTGTGCACAGCTTCAGTGTTTAACATCGTCCTTATCAGCTACGACCGTTTCCTGTCAGTTACAAAAGCT GTGTCTTACAGAGCCCGGCAAGGAATAATGTCCAGCCCTGCCATCAAGATGGTGGCCATCTGGGTCTTAGCCTTCCTTCTGTACTGCCCAGCCGTCCTGTTTTGGGAGCACGTGGCCGGACACAGCGTGGTTGCGGTGGATCAGTGCCATGCTGAGTTCTACAACAACTGGTACTTCCTGCTGTGTGCATCCACGCTGGAGTTCTTTGTGCCCCTGCTCCTGGTGACCTACTTCAACATGCACATCTTCCACAACATCCAGAGGCGCCAGCGGCGTGGCAGCGTGCAGGACTGTGagtctgcagggagcagcagcctgtcctggagGTTTTGTGGCTTGCCGAGGCCAGGGGCATCGTCTCCTTCATCAGAAGCAGAGGACAGTGTTTCTTCACTAACGAGGTCATGGAGACCAGCAGCAGTGGCTAATGGTCCATCTCGAAAAGAGAGCAGTTCTACAGCTCTCAAAAGGaacttttctgcttccttctcttcAAAGACTGGATCAAAACTGCAGCGGGACAAGAAAATAGCAAAGTCTCTTGCGATAATTGTCTGTGTGTTTGCCATTTGCTGGGCCCCATACTCCTTATTAATGATTATTCGTGGAGCCTGCCACGGGAAGTGCATCCATAAGTCTCTGTATGAAGCAACCTTTTGGCTTTTGTGGATCAATTCCTCTTTGAACCCATTTCTTTATCCTCTCTGTCATATGAGGTTCCGAATGGCTTTTCTGAAGATATTGTGTCCCCAAAAGTTAGCAACACCGAAATCTGGTAACACACCTTCTTTATAG
- the HRH4 gene encoding histamine H4 receptor isoform X2 produces MHNSTAEIPHTAATYNETCPTQSPSSEFSLGVLVLLALLMVLLSLVTILGNSLVILAFIMDKNLRHRSNYFFLNLAVSDFAVGVFCMPLYIPYALTGTWHLGRSLCKLWLVMDYLVCTASVFNIVLISYDRFLSVTKAVSYRARQGIMSSPAIKMVAIWVLAFLLYCPAVLFWEHVAGHSVVAVDQCHAEFYNNWYFLLCASTLEFFVPLLLVTYFNMHIFHNIQRRQRRGSVQDCESAGSSSLSWRFCGLPRPGASSPSSEAEDSVSSLTRSWRPAAVANGPSRKESSSTALKRNFSASFSSKTGSKLQRDKKIAKSLAIIVCVFAICWAPYSLLMIIRGACQGTCVHGFLYEATFWLLWINSSLNPFLYPLCHVKFRMAFLKLLSHKKFATLRSGSF; encoded by the exons ATGCAcaacagcactgctgaaattCCGCACACAGCTGCAACATATAATGAGACTTGTCCTACCCAGTCACCGAGCTCCGAGTTTTCACTGGGTGTGTtggtgctgctggctctcctCATGGTGCTGCTGTCTCTGGTGACCATCCTTGGAAACAGCCTGGTGATCCTTGCTTTCATTATGGACAAAAACCTCAGGCATCGGAGTAACTATTTCTTTCTGAATCTTGCTGTTTCAGACTTTGCAGTGG GTGTGTTCTGTATGCCATTGTACATCCCTTATGCCCTGACAGGGACATGGCACTTGGGAAGAAGCCTGTGCAAGCTCTGGCTGGTCATGGACTATCTTGTGTGCACAGCTTCAGTGTTTAACATCGTCCTTATCAGCTACGACCGTTTCCTGTCAGTTACAAAAGCT GTGTCTTACAGAGCCCGGCAAGGAATAATGTCCAGCCCTGCCATCAAGATGGTGGCCATCTGGGTCTTAGCCTTCCTTCTGTACTGCCCAGCCGTCCTGTTTTGGGAGCACGTGGCCGGACACAGCGTGGTTGCGGTGGATCAGTGCCATGCTGAGTTCTACAACAACTGGTACTTCCTGCTGTGTGCATCCACGCTGGAGTTCTTTGTGCCCCTGCTCCTGGTGACCTACTTCAACATGCACATCTTCCACAACATCCAGAGGCGCCAGCGGCGTGGCAGCGTGCAGGACTGTGagtctgcagggagcagcagcctgtcctggagGTTTTGTGGCTTGCCGAGGCCAGGGGCATCGTCTCCTTCATCAGAAGCAGAGGACAGTGTTTCTTCACTAACGAGGTCATGGAGACCAGCAGCAGTGGCTAATGGTCCATCTCGAAAAGAGAGCAGTTCTACAGCTCTCAAAAGGaacttttctgcttccttctcttcAAAGACTGGATCAAAACTGCAGCGGGACAAGAAA ATAGCAAAGTCTCTTGCGATAATTGTCTGTGTGTTTGCCATTTGCTGGGCCCCATACTCCTTATTAATGATTATTCGTGGGGCCTGCCAGGGAACCTGTGTCCATGGCTTCCTGTATGAAGCAACCTTTTGGCTTTTGTGGATCAATTCTTCTTTGAACCCATTTCTTTACCCCCTGTGTCATGTTAAATTTCGAATGGCTTTTCTGAAACTACTAAGTCACAAAAAGTTTGCAACATTGCGATCAGGTtctttttag
- the HRH4 gene encoding histamine H4 receptor isoform X3, with amino-acid sequence MHNNTAEILHAAAMCNETWPTQSPCSKFSLGVLVLLALLMVLLSLVTILGNSLVILAFIMDKNLRHRSNYFFLNLAVSDFAVGVFCMPLYIPYSLTGKWHLGRGICKLWLVMDYLLCTASVYNIVLISYDRFLSVTKAVSYRAQQGITSSPAIKMVAIWVLAFLLYCPAVLFWEHVAGHSVVAVDQCHAEFFNNWYFLLCASTLEFFVPLLLVTYFNMHIFHDIQRRQRRGSVQDCESARRSSLSWRFCGLPRPGASSPSSEAEDSVSSSMRPKKESLETDCSSPSRGNSVTPENCFSVSFCASKLQRDKKIAKSLAIIVCVFAICWAPYSLLMIIRGACQGTCVHGFLYEATFWLLWINSSLNPFLYPLCHVKFRMAFLKLLSHKKFATLRSGSF; translated from the exons ATGCACAACAACACTGCTGAAATTCTGCACGCAGCTGCGATGTGTAACGAGACTTGGCCCACCCAGTCACCATGCTCCAAGTTCTCACTGGGTGTGTtggtgctgctggctctcctCATGGTGCTGCTGTCTCTGGTGACCATCCTTGGAAACAGCCTGGTGATCCTTGCTTTCATTATGGACAAAAACCTCAGGCATCGGAGTAACTATTTCTTTCTGAATCTTGCTGTTTCAGACTTTGCAGTGG GTGTGTTCTGCATGCCCCTCTACATCCCTTACAGCCTGACAGGAAAATGGCACTTGGGAAGAGGCATCTGCAAGCTCTGGCTGGTCATGGACTATCTCCTCTGCACAGCTTCAGTATATAACATTGTTCTTATCAGCTATGACCGTTTTCTCTCAGTTACTAAAGCT GTGTCTtacagagcccagcagggaataacatccagccctgccatcaAGATGGTGGCCATCTGGGTCTTAGCCTTCCTTCTGTACTGCCCAGCTGTCCTGTTTTGGGAACACGTGGCCGGACACAGCGTGGTTGCGGTGGATCAGTGCCATGCTGAGTTCTTCAACAACTGGTACTTCCTGCTGTGTGCATCCACGCTGGAGTTCTTTGTGCCCCTGCTCCTGGTGACCTACTTCAACATGCACATCTTCCATGACATCCAGAGGCGCCAGCGGCGTGGCAGCGTGCAGGACTGTGAGTCTGCAAGGCgcagcagcctgtcctggagGTTTTGTGGCTTGCCAAGGCCAGGGGCATCGTCTCCTTCGTCAGAAGCAGAGGACAGTGTTTCTTCTTCCATGAGACCAAAGAAAGAGTCTTTGGAAACTGACTGCTCATCTCCATCCAGAGGCAATTCTGTAACCccagaaaattgcttttctgtttccttctgtgCATCAAAACTGCAGCGGGACAAGAAAATAGCAAAGTCTCTTGCGATAATTGTCTGTGTGTTTGCCATTTGCTGGGCCCCATACTCCTTATTAATGATTATTCGTGGGGCCTGCCAGGGAACCTGTGTCCATGGCTTCCTGTATGAAGCAACCTTTTGGCTTTTGTGGATCAATTCTTCTTTGAACCCATTTCTTTACCCCCTGTGTCATGTTAAATTTCGAATGGCTTTTCTGAAACTACTAAGTCACAAAAAGTTTGCAACATTGCGATCAGGTtctttttag